CAAATGAATAATCAAGCGTTTCCTACGCTCGTAATCCCATAATATATTTAAGTTACCATTTAGTAATTACCAATTAGTAACTTACCAAATGGTAAGGAAGATCTACAGCAATGCTGAAACTGAAGCTCGAAGAGGACGGCAAAATCCTTTGGGAGATACCTCTCCAGGCAACAGCTTGGAATAGGCACTCTCTGAAACGCGAACTAGACAAGGTCGAGAGGGATATGGCCAAATTTGAGGCTACATTCAACGCCCTCGCCAACCACGGACGGATGCGGATGATGAGGGTCTTCTTCAGGGACATGGAGAGGCCTATAGGATTCACGGAACTTATGAACGAGCTTAGAATGAACCCTAAGCTGGTTTCCGAGTCCACAAAATGCCTGAGGAGCACTGGTCTCATCAAAAAAATTGAGAACGGTAAATATATCCCCACTCGAACAGGTGAGGCTCAGTTCCTCATGATGAGTGTAGCGATGAGGCGGATGCTGGAGATTATGGAGAGACTATAGGAGAAAAGTGAATGAATTTTGATGAAATAGTCAACGAGATGAAGGCATTCCAAAGAAAGATTATGGAATCAATGCTAGACGACTTGGGAGACTTGGAGCAGTTCAAACCGTTAGGAGGCTTCAAAGGCATCAACCAAAGGTTCAGGGATCAAGAGAAGGGGTTCCAGTCCGAGACGCCACAAGGCAAGTGGCGCGTTGAGCGTATCAACCGTCCTGGGGTCAGGGGGTTCATATTTAGAGGCATGATCACCCAACCAGAACTGCTGAAGGATCCTGAGGATATCATAGCCTCCCCCAGACCTAAGCCGGGGAGTCCTAGGAGGCCTCACTTTGACATCTACGCAGAGAAGGGGCATCTCAGGCTTTATGTTGAACTTCCGGGAGTCGATAAGGATGCCATAAACCTAGAGGTCGTTGACGGGATGCTAAGGCTCCACGCCGGAGACTTTGAAGCAGAGATTGAACTCAATCGCTGGATTATCGACCCTGACAAGATGAACACTGAATATAATAACGGGGTCCTAGAAGTCACAATTCCCAAGGAAGACCTGAAAGAATAAAGACTATAATCCCAACCTTTTTTCCAGTTTTTTTCCTCTTAAAAATCAATTCTTTTGAGTCAACTTCTAACAGTGTAATGAGTTCAGTGTCTTCTATTTGGATATTCAAAGGGAAGCTCTCCACGTATGGAAGCCTTTTCAGGGTAGACGAAGGGACGCCTCATGTTTATTTAATATGTATTTCCAGCGAATCATCAACAGGCCCTGACAATGCTAACTAAAGAGGGTGATACTAGTGCGGCTCAGGAGACTCTATCGACGACATGGTAGATCAAATCCTGCTCCCGCGACTTTAGTTAATGTACACTTTTCCTTCCACTGGAACGAACACTGAAAAAAATTGACAAATCTGTTATTACCCGTTAATTTATACGATTACCCACCCTAGTTGATCTATTATGGTAAAGGGGCTGCCGAGCTATGAGGAGGTCGTAGAGGAGGCCCTTGAGGTCTTCAAACAGTACGACACAGCCCTCACCCTCCGCCAGCTCTACTACCGCCTCGTCTCAAAGCACCTTTTCCCTAACACCATCAACAGCTACAAGCGCCTTAGTCGCCTTATGGTGAAGGCGAGAGAGCAGAGGAAAGTCCCTGTGAATTGCCTCGAGGATCGGAGTCGCCGCATCCTGGGGAGAGGAGACACTGGATTCACATCGGCTGAGGAGTTCCTGAAGAGGCGGATAACGGGACTAAGGGAAAGCTACAAGGAGTTCCGGCTGCCTATGTGGGTAGATCAGCCAAACCACCTCTTGGTGAGTCTGGAAAAGGACGCCCTGAGCCGTCTAGTAAGTGATATCGCAAACCAATATGCCGTACGCACATTTCCCACCCGGGGCTACCCTAGTTTCACATACGTCCAGAGGATGGCATCCTACATGAGGAAACGCCTTGGCGGAAAGCCCATTGTAGTCCTCTATTTCGGGGACTTCGATCCAAGTGGTATTGACATCGAGAGGGACCTCAGTGATAGACTGAGCAAATACGACGCGGGGAACTTTACCGTTAAGAGGGTTGCTCTCACAGAAGATCAGATCACCAAGCACGATCTCCCCCCGATGCCTGTCAAGACCAGCGACGCACGATCTGATGCCTTCCTAGAGGCATACGGGAACAAATCAGTGGAGCTGGACGCATTAGACCCTAATATTCTAAAGTTTATGGTGGCCGAGAGCATCTCCACCCACATCGACCTTGATACTTGGACGATGAGGGAGGCAGAAATAGAGAAACTCAAACTTTGGATTAAGCAGAAGCTCGAAAACATGGAAGACCTCATCTCTGATTAGGGGCAATTCTACAGCTTAAACGAGGCGCGCATACCATCTTCCGTCTGTTCCAATATTCAGCATCTCTGA
The sequence above is drawn from the Candidatus Bathyarchaeota archaeon genome and encodes:
- a CDS encoding ArsR family transcriptional regulator, whose translation is MLKLKLEEDGKILWEIPLQATAWNRHSLKRELDKVERDMAKFEATFNALANHGRMRMMRVFFRDMERPIGFTELMNELRMNPKLVSESTKCLRSTGLIKKIENGKYIPTRTGEAQFLMMSVAMRRMLEIMERL
- a CDS encoding Hsp20/alpha crystallin family protein, which encodes MNFDEIVNEMKAFQRKIMESMLDDLGDLEQFKPLGGFKGINQRFRDQEKGFQSETPQGKWRVERINRPGVRGFIFRGMITQPELLKDPEDIIASPRPKPGSPRRPHFDIYAEKGHLRLYVELPGVDKDAINLEVVDGMLRLHAGDFEAEIELNRWIIDPDKMNTEYNNGVLEVTIPKEDLKE